From the Manihot esculenta cultivar AM560-2 chromosome 14, M.esculenta_v8, whole genome shotgun sequence genome, the window GTGAAACTGACTTTCCCTGCATTTGTATTTCTGGCGTAAGATTGAAATGAATCATGACCAACATTGGCTCCATTCCTGTAGCTGGAGAAGCTATCAATGGCAGAGTTTGCACCAGTAGCATAACTCTTGAAATTGTTATGTGGGTTGTTACCAGAAAGGCCATAACCTGTGAAGGAATCATTGGCCGCATTGCCTAATTCACCATAACCAGTGAATGTAGAATCAATAATGTTTGAATCTCCACTATAAGTTGTGAACTCAGCTGGGACACCATTTCCTTTCTTGCCATAACTAGTAAATGCTTGAGAACCAGAGTTTGTATCATCGCCGTAAGTTGTAAATGAGAGCTTATGGTTATTGCCATCCGAGTCATAAGTTGTGAATCGGAGGCCAGGCACATTGACTCGGTCGTTATAGTTCTTGAAAACACCGGATCCGCCGGTGGCACCAGCGCCGTAGTTGCCAAAGGTTGCATTGGCCACATTTCCATCGGTAGCATAGTTTGTGAATGTTTCACTATGGCCCGTACCTTCACGGCTGTACCGAAGAAATGAGTCAGCAGCAGAGTTCAATCCATTAGAGTAGTTCGTGAATGAGTCGACTCCTCCGAGTTTCGACCTGCCATAGTTTGAAAAACGCTTGTTGGAATAATGTGCAAAGTTGGCATCTTCATCACGCCTGCCTAAACTTGATTTTGAGTCAAAGGAGCAGAACAAATTAGCCAAGGAACAAAAGTAGTCGAGATGTGAAGAAAGCAAGTTCTGGGCGGCGAGTTTGGAGAGAAAAGCAGAGTCTACAGCACTGAGTGGAGAAGCTTTGGAAAGGAGAAATGGTGGTTTAGGGAGGTTGTTAGAGATGTGTTTATTCCAATAACGAATCAGAGATGCTCTCGGAGAAAAGGGATTAAGCTCGATTGACGAGTAATTTTGCTTGCGTACAGTATCAGCTGTAGAAGCAAAAGAAACCTGCGTAACAAGACAAAGAAGGCGTGATCAAGCGAATAATTATAAGTGGTTAAAAGGAAGAAAAGTGATGTTTTTTACCTTTAAAGAAGAGACTgataacaaaagaaagaagaagagaatagTAACTTGGGTGAGTTCTCCTTCTCTACCCATTGTTTCTTTGGTGTAAGTGTGCTATGGGAGATATAGATGTGTAGGAAGTATGCTTCTTAGAGCCATAAATAAGAGCTGTgttattatcaaaaaattaaaaaaaaaaaaagaaaaaagaaaagaaaagaaaaagagctGTATTTATTGATAGAAGCTACTTTACTTTTCTGCCAAGTTTTGCTTTATAAAAAAGTTTGTCGAGTAATCTATTGAGAGGAGGTGGCACTCTTGTGCCTTTGGCTCTCAGCTATCATTACCAAACTATTTGGTTATCCAGACATAcgaaaaattaaacaaatagtCATTAAGAGTAGTTTGCTTGAATACTAGACATGATTAGGAGATAATAAAACTCATCTTAATTTCTCCACGAAATTATTCATCCTACTAAGTTGAAGAATACCAATTGCTTTGGACAATGGTATCGAAATTCGTCTTCAAAATTGAGAAATATCAAACTCTaaactcataaaaaaaacaaagttaaaGAGTAAGATCAATATTGGCTT encodes:
- the LOC110631180 gene encoding polygalacturonase 1 beta-like protein 3, with the translated sequence MGREGELTQVTILFFFLLLSVSSLKVSFASTADTVRKQNYSSIELNPFSPRASLIRYWNKHISNNLPKPPFLLSKASPLSAVDSAFLSKLAAQNLLSSHLDYFCSLANLFCSFDSKSSLGRRDEDANFAHYSNKRFSNYGRSKLGGVDSFTNYSNGLNSAADSFLRYSREGTGHSETFTNYATDGNVANATFGNYGAGATGGSGVFKNYNDRVNVPGLRFTTYDSDGNNHKLSFTTYGDDTNSGSQAFTSYGKKGNGVPAEFTTYSGDSNIIDSTFTGYGELGNAANDSFTGYGLSGNNPHNNFKSYATGANSAIDSFSSYRNGANVGHDSFQSYARNTNAGKVSFTNYGKTFNPGNDTFTEYGKGSKGLTTIGFKTYGPDRSFKDYIEKGVSFTGYTNTSSSSSGNFVSRRWVEPGKFFRESMLKQGNVMAMPDIRDKMPPRSFLPRPILSKLPFSSHQLSELKEIFHAPENSTMESVLVNALAECERAPSRGETKRCVGSMEDMVDFAVSVLGRNVVVRTTENVNGSKKNVMMGWIKGINGGEVTKSVSCHQSLYPYLLYYCHSVPKVRVYEAEILDAESKTKINVGVAICHLDTSAWSPEHGAFVALGSSPGQIEVCHWIFENDMTWTIAD